In the genome of Maribacter forsetii DSM 18668, the window GTTGTTATGATGAATTAAGATTTCTCTATCATTAAATTCAACATCTGCATCAAAAGATGTTGTTTTGGCAAAGGTTTTAGCACTCAAATATTGGAGTGGCCATAATATAACATTGATTCCTATAAAATAAATTACAGCAGAAACAATAGGATTCAATCCGCTAATTGGTTTTAAAAATCCTAATACTAAAGTCATTATCAAATATTTCCAAATTGACTTTTTTAAGAAGAAATATATTTTTGCTCTTAAAATATTTTCGAAGTTTAAGACTAATCTTTGTTTAATCATTTTACCTGCTTTGCCTGAATTACCTGTTTGCGTTTTTGATTGAAAGGCAAATTAGATATTTAAGACTTATTATTTAATCTGTCTATGGGTTTTCTTTTGATAATATTTTAATTCTGCACCATTTGATATATGGAATTAGTTTGCAGTTTAATTTTGAATGAACCCTAACGGTTCGGCTCGTATGTTTGATTTTCAGTTTGAATATACTATTAATTATATAAATAAGGAGATTGATTAAGCGTTTGAGCTAGATACATTTTTCAATGATGTCGTTTCATAGATTAACAAATCTTCACAAGCTACTACTTTTATAAAAGTAGTAGCTTATATACTAACAACAGCTAAAAGTAGAAGGGACAGAGAGGTCTCGGCTAGATACACTTTCGGGTGATATCGTTTCTTAGAAATCCCGCCCTTCTATAATTTTCTTGGAATCCGGACAGTACCTAGGTCCTTTGTATAGAGATCGAATCAAGTGCGAGCAAAGATGATAAAGAGAATTACAGCTTAAAAACCGAAGAAATGGAAAAGCGTTTAAAACAGAGTCTGGGCATCGATGTTTCAAAATTGAACTTATCATTATCACTAGGTTCCCTAAATGAAAATTTAGTTAAAGAATTTGAGTCCCATCCCGATGTATCCAATGATATAATGGGTTATAAGGTACTCTTGAAATGGCTGAAGGAATCTGTCGATCTCGATGTGGAATTGTTGGTGGTGATGGAAGCCACGGGCGTTTACCATCAAGGTATTGCGCATTTTCTGTACGAGCAGGGCTATAGCGTTTGTGTAATGCAATCGGGTCGTGTAAAGCGCTATGCGCAGAGTTTGGACCAACGTTCCAAAACGGATGCACTCGACAGTAGAATGCTAAGTATGTTAGGTCTGGAAAGGAACATTCGACTATGGCACCCGCCCAGTGAGGAATTGCAGGAGCTAAAAGGACTGAGCAGGGAACGTAGTTCATTGTTGAACGATAGAACGATGGAGACCAATCGACAAGGAGCTATCGCATCGAGCGTACATAACAATGCAAGGGCATTGAAAAGGCACAAGATCAGATTAAAGCTTCTGAATACCCAGATAGCGGCGGTCGAAGAAGATATGCAACTTCTGATCTCTAAAAATGAAGTATTGAAAAGGAAGCTCGATTATTTGACAAGCATCCCAGGTATATCCTTTATATCTGCGGCTACGGTAATCGGAG includes:
- a CDS encoding IS110 family RNA-guided transposase; this encodes MEKRLKQSLGIDVSKLNLSLSLGSLNENLVKEFESHPDVSNDIMGYKVLLKWLKESVDLDVELLVVMEATGVYHQGIAHFLYEQGYSVCVMQSGRVKRYAQSLDQRSKTDALDSRMLSMLGLERNIRLWHPPSEELQELKGLSRERSSLLNDRTMETNRQGAIASSVHNNARALKRHKIRLKLLNTQIAAVEEDMQLLISKNEVLKRKLDYLTSIPGISFISAATVIGETLGFESIVNAKQLASYAGYDVVLRESGNFKGKTRISKKGNSHIRAVLHMPSMTCVRCNPTLKQFYNRLKPNKAKPLVALVAVQRKLLILMYTLWKNEENYDAGYEIKKQQKHEALAARDNSLINQPVS